One genomic segment of Hydrocarboniclastica marina includes these proteins:
- the ispA gene encoding (2E,6E)-farnesyl diphosphate synthase, whose protein sequence is MRSEATFERYRQRVQSALDDYLPAVSTEPQLQSGRLYEAMRYSVLAGGKRLRPVLAMATCKALGGDPENAVPAACALELIHAYSLVHDDLPAMDNDDLRRGRPTCHIAFDEATAILCGDALQAMAFEILADAPSLSARQRLAMVKELARASGHAGMVGGQAIDLDAVGKQLDIAALERMHRHKTGALIEAATLLGAMAAGSSNSAQLDSARRYAAALGLAFQVKDDILDVEGETHTLGKQRGADADRNKPTFPALLGLDAARQRLDNLHQEACSALKNLRGETYPLQELADFVVHRKY, encoded by the coding sequence ATGCGGTCCGAAGCAACCTTCGAGCGTTACAGGCAGCGCGTGCAGTCAGCTCTCGACGACTATCTGCCAGCCGTCAGCACTGAACCACAGCTGCAGTCGGGCCGACTCTATGAGGCGATGCGCTACAGCGTCCTCGCCGGTGGCAAAAGGTTACGCCCGGTGCTCGCGATGGCGACCTGCAAGGCCTTGGGCGGCGATCCCGAGAACGCGGTCCCCGCGGCGTGCGCACTGGAGCTTATTCATGCGTATTCGCTGGTTCACGATGATCTGCCTGCCATGGATAATGACGACTTGCGCCGGGGACGGCCAACCTGCCACATTGCTTTTGATGAAGCGACCGCCATCCTTTGCGGAGATGCGCTTCAGGCAATGGCGTTCGAAATCTTGGCCGATGCGCCCTCACTTTCAGCGCGTCAGCGCCTTGCCATGGTCAAAGAACTGGCGCGTGCTTCAGGTCATGCCGGAATGGTCGGGGGCCAGGCGATCGATCTCGATGCGGTCGGCAAGCAGCTCGACATTGCGGCGCTTGAACGCATGCATCGACACAAGACCGGCGCCCTTATAGAGGCGGCCACACTTTTGGGCGCCATGGCGGCGGGAAGTAGCAACAGTGCTCAGCTGGACAGTGCCCGCCGCTACGCCGCTGCGCTGGGACTCGCGTTTCAGGTTAAGGACGACATTCTCGACGTTGAAGGCGAAACTCATACGCTCGGTAAACAACGCGGAGCCGACGCTGACCGCAATAAACCTACGTTTCCGGCGCTTCTGGGCCTGGACGCGGCCCGCCAGCGTCTCGACAACCTGCACCAGGAAGCCTGCAGTGCACTCAAAAATCTGCGTGGTGAGACCTATCCACTGCAGGAACTGGCCGACTTCGTGGTCCACCGAAAGTATTGA
- a CDS encoding exodeoxyribonuclease VII small subunit — protein MKQEEVTLSDFEKSLDELEELVRSLEQGELSLEQSLAAFEKGVRLTRSCQQSLRSAEQRVQQVVVQDDGTITESAFAESGAGGSTDSEETTG, from the coding sequence ATGAAGCAGGAAGAAGTAACCTTATCCGATTTTGAGAAGTCGCTGGATGAGCTTGAAGAACTGGTGCGCAGTCTTGAGCAGGGCGAGCTTTCGCTGGAGCAGTCATTGGCGGCTTTCGAAAAAGGCGTCAGGCTCACCCGCTCTTGCCAGCAGTCGCTCCGATCCGCTGAGCAGCGGGTTCAGCAAGTGGTCGTCCAGGATGATGGCACGATCACTGAAAGTGCTTTTGCTGAATCAGGCGCTGGCGGCTCAACGGATAGCGAAGAGACGACAGGCTGA
- a CDS encoding NRDE family protein, protein MCLIALALEQHEKFPLVLATNRDEVHARPTEPMHWWRDRPVLAGRDGESGGTWLALQESGALALVTNYRSGIAESGKRSRGEIPLELLEQTAEAENVRELYQRRGDFGGFNLITGRDQDWFYCGSEDRVPLRQLFRGLYGLSNHLLQSDWPKVMLSRQLMSQSLIAAGGNTAALHDALIGAFRDDHRPSEALLPDTGVGLELERFLSPLFIVGETYGTRSTTVVTIDRTGEIQVSEQRYGRGGVAVGRHNFVWQAAG, encoded by the coding sequence ATGTGCCTTATTGCACTTGCCCTTGAACAACATGAGAAATTTCCGCTCGTTCTGGCCACGAACCGCGACGAAGTTCACGCCAGACCGACCGAGCCCATGCATTGGTGGCGAGACCGACCGGTGCTGGCTGGTCGCGATGGAGAGTCCGGCGGAACCTGGCTCGCACTGCAGGAGTCCGGCGCCCTTGCTCTCGTGACAAATTACCGGTCGGGCATCGCCGAGAGCGGAAAGCGGTCCCGCGGCGAGATTCCATTGGAGCTGCTGGAACAGACAGCCGAAGCCGAGAACGTCCGCGAGCTTTACCAGCGGCGAGGCGACTTCGGTGGATTCAACCTGATCACCGGTCGTGACCAGGACTGGTTCTACTGCGGCAGCGAAGACCGCGTGCCGTTGCGCCAACTGTTCAGGGGCCTGTATGGCCTCAGCAATCACCTCCTCCAGAGCGATTGGCCCAAAGTGATGCTCAGCCGTCAGCTAATGAGTCAGAGCTTGATTGCGGCCGGAGGCAACACCGCTGCCCTGCATGACGCTCTGATCGGCGCGTTCAGGGACGACCACAGACCCAGCGAAGCATTACTGCCCGACACCGGCGTCGGCCTGGAACTTGAGCGGTTTCTCTCGCCCCTTTTTATTGTCGGCGAGACCTACGGCACGCGTTCTACGACAGTCGTCACCATCGACCGCACTGGCGAGATACAGGTTTCGGAGCAGCGATATGGCCGCGGCGGCGTTGCTGTAGGCCGGCATAACTTTGTGTGGCAAGCTGCTGGTTGA
- a CDS encoding sulfite exporter TauE/SafE family protein yields the protein MYDTALVPRWIITVIAAFFLYLLLGAVAGVLAGLFGIGGGLIIVPVLIFSFQAQGLGGDVMAHLAVGTSLAAIVFTSLSSIRTHHAKGAVRWDLFRPMAVGIVFGTAFGVLTVAGISGPMLQNIIGIFTLVIAVKMGFALSPTPGRNPPAKPGLAGVGGVIGWASALFGIGGGSLVVPFLTYCNVGMRNAVATSAACGLPIAVAGALANMVVGQGQPGLPPYAVGYVYLPAVVGIVLTSVPFARLGALLAHRLSPVLLRRTFALLLTLIGIRFLLA from the coding sequence GTGTATGATACAGCGCTTGTGCCGCGATGGATCATCACTGTGATAGCCGCGTTTTTCCTATATCTGCTGCTGGGGGCCGTCGCCGGTGTGCTGGCGGGTCTTTTCGGCATTGGCGGCGGGCTAATCATCGTGCCCGTGCTGATTTTCAGCTTCCAGGCCCAGGGCCTGGGCGGCGACGTGATGGCACACCTGGCGGTCGGAACCTCTCTGGCCGCCATTGTGTTCACCTCATTGAGCTCAATTCGGACCCATCATGCCAAAGGCGCGGTTCGGTGGGATCTTTTTCGGCCAATGGCAGTGGGCATTGTTTTTGGCACGGCGTTCGGCGTGTTGACTGTTGCCGGGATCAGCGGCCCGATGCTGCAGAACATTATTGGTATCTTCACGCTCGTTATCGCCGTCAAGATGGGCTTCGCACTTTCACCCACTCCCGGGCGCAACCCGCCTGCGAAGCCTGGTCTCGCAGGCGTCGGTGGTGTCATCGGCTGGGCTTCTGCCTTGTTCGGGATCGGTGGCGGGAGCCTGGTGGTACCGTTCCTGACCTATTGCAACGTCGGTATGCGTAATGCGGTGGCGACATCCGCCGCGTGTGGTCTGCCGATTGCGGTAGCGGGAGCTCTAGCCAATATGGTCGTCGGACAAGGTCAACCCGGCCTGCCGCCTTACGCTGTGGGTTACGTATACTTACCGGCTGTGGTCGGTATTGTGCTCACAAGCGTGCCATTTGCCCGGCTAGGTGCTCTGCTGGCGCACCGGCTTTCACC
- the ribA gene encoding GTP cyclohydrolase II: MIVRFVQSCRLPTPFGVFDMHGFEEVATGKEHVVLSLGIVDDGEPVLARTHSECLTGDALFSMRCDCGYQLEEALRCIALEGRGLLMYLRQEGRGIGLLNKIKAYRLQDQGADTVEANVRLGFAADLRDYSMCKDMLEHLGVGAIRLMTNNPRKVDALQMLGISVTERVPLQVGRNPHNEGYLDTKRAKLGHWLATHQDDDPI, encoded by the coding sequence GTGATCGTTCGTTTCGTGCAGAGCTGTCGCCTGCCGACCCCTTTTGGCGTATTCGACATGCATGGGTTTGAAGAGGTCGCCACGGGCAAGGAACACGTTGTGCTCTCCCTCGGCATCGTGGACGACGGTGAGCCCGTCCTGGCACGGACTCACTCGGAATGTCTCACCGGGGACGCGCTTTTCAGCATGCGCTGTGACTGCGGTTATCAGCTGGAGGAAGCGCTACGCTGTATAGCCCTGGAGGGGCGCGGGTTGTTGATGTATCTGCGTCAGGAAGGGCGGGGTATCGGCCTGCTCAACAAAATAAAAGCCTATCGCCTGCAAGATCAGGGCGCAGACACCGTGGAAGCGAATGTACGTCTGGGTTTTGCGGCAGATCTGCGCGACTACTCCATGTGCAAGGATATGCTTGAGCACCTCGGGGTCGGCGCCATCCGTTTGATGACCAATAACCCGCGCAAGGTCGATGCACTACAGATGTTAGGTATCAGTGTGACGGAGCGCGTACCGTTGCAGGTCGGGCGTAACCCCCACAACGAAGGCTACCTCGATACCAAGCGGGCCAAGCTCGGCCACTGGCTCGCGACCCACCAGGACGACGACCCGATATGA
- the dxs gene encoding 1-deoxy-D-xylulose-5-phosphate synthase: MQDTYIFQEIPTRRPNTPLLDRIEAPAQLREVAPGALPQLARELRSFLLWSVGQSGGHFGAGLGVVELTLALHYVFQTPEDRLVWDVGHQAYPHKILTGRRDALSRIRRKQGLAGFPKRSESPYDTFGVGHSSTSISAALGMAIAARRQGSTRRSIAVIGDGAMTAGMAFEALSHAGHVHADMLVILNDNDMSISQNVGGLSTYLAKLLASRTYHQVRDGSKKVLSSAPHLRELARRTEEHFKGMLAPSTLFEELGFNYIGPVDGHDLPLLVETLENIRELKGPQFLHVVTKKGKGFAAAEADPIGFHAINKIEPEPLVKPLPMTDEPKRLKYCNIFGQWLCDMAARDERVLGITPAMREGSDLIAFSQSYPDRYFDVAIAEQHAVTLAAGMACEGAKPVVAIYSTFLQRAYDQLIHDVAIQNLDVLFAVDRAGLVGEDGPTHAGAFDLSFLRCIPNMVVMAPSDENETRQMLYTGWLYQGPAAVRYPRGTGPGVEIEATMTALPLGKGRIIRERQETKEQRVAILAFGTVLTACRQAADTLDATLADMRFVKPLDQELIKRLANDHDLLVTVEENVIAGGAGSAVAEFINQAGLDTRIFHLGLPDRFVDHGKHGELLAECGLEPDAIEQAIRQRLRPEARHQVLPLAR, encoded by the coding sequence ATGCAGGATACTTATATTTTTCAGGAGATTCCGACCCGCCGCCCCAATACGCCGTTACTGGACCGTATCGAGGCGCCGGCCCAGCTACGGGAAGTTGCGCCCGGGGCGCTGCCCCAATTGGCGCGCGAGCTACGCTCGTTTTTGCTTTGGAGTGTAGGTCAGTCAGGCGGTCACTTTGGTGCCGGGCTGGGGGTGGTCGAGCTGACGCTGGCACTGCATTACGTTTTCCAGACACCGGAGGATCGCCTGGTGTGGGATGTCGGCCATCAGGCCTATCCCCACAAAATTCTGACGGGGCGACGGGACGCACTGAGCCGTATTCGCCGCAAGCAGGGTCTTGCCGGTTTCCCAAAACGCTCAGAAAGCCCTTACGACACCTTTGGTGTCGGCCACTCGTCCACTTCGATCAGCGCCGCGCTCGGTATGGCTATCGCCGCCCGGCGCCAAGGCAGCACAAGGCGCAGTATTGCCGTTATCGGTGACGGTGCCATGACAGCCGGGATGGCCTTCGAGGCGCTGAGCCATGCCGGCCATGTGCACGCCGACATGCTGGTGATCCTCAACGACAACGACATGTCCATTTCCCAGAACGTTGGCGGTCTTTCAACTTACCTGGCGAAGCTGCTGGCGAGCCGCACTTATCATCAGGTTCGTGATGGCAGCAAAAAAGTTTTGTCCAGCGCGCCGCATTTAAGAGAGCTGGCACGCCGTACGGAGGAGCATTTTAAGGGCATGCTCGCCCCGAGCACGCTTTTCGAAGAACTGGGTTTTAACTATATCGGCCCGGTGGACGGGCATGACCTCCCACTGCTGGTCGAAACCCTGGAGAACATCCGCGAGCTTAAAGGCCCACAGTTTCTCCATGTCGTTACGAAGAAAGGTAAAGGATTTGCAGCTGCTGAGGCTGACCCCATTGGCTTCCACGCGATCAACAAGATCGAGCCGGAACCCCTGGTCAAGCCCCTACCCATGACCGACGAGCCCAAGCGGCTGAAGTACTGCAATATTTTTGGCCAGTGGCTTTGTGACATGGCCGCCCGCGACGAGCGGGTGCTGGGCATTACGCCCGCCATGCGGGAAGGCTCGGACCTCATCGCCTTCTCCCAGAGTTACCCCGACCGCTATTTCGATGTCGCGATTGCCGAGCAGCATGCCGTTACATTAGCGGCCGGAATGGCCTGCGAAGGGGCCAAGCCAGTGGTCGCCATCTATTCCACCTTTCTGCAGCGCGCTTACGATCAGCTGATACATGACGTCGCCATTCAGAATCTCGACGTACTGTTTGCCGTCGATCGGGCCGGGCTGGTGGGCGAGGACGGTCCCACCCACGCTGGCGCTTTCGACCTGAGCTTCCTTCGCTGCATTCCCAACATGGTTGTCATGGCACCATCGGACGAAAACGAAACCCGGCAGATGCTCTACACGGGCTGGCTCTACCAAGGGCCAGCGGCCGTCCGCTATCCGCGGGGCACCGGTCCGGGGGTGGAAATAGAAGCCACGATGACCGCATTGCCGCTGGGCAAGGGCCGGATCATACGGGAGCGTCAGGAGACGAAAGAGCAACGGGTTGCGATCCTTGCATTCGGCACGGTACTGACCGCCTGCCGGCAGGCGGCCGACACGCTGGACGCCACCCTGGCTGACATGCGCTTCGTCAAGCCGCTCGACCAGGAGCTGATCAAGCGACTGGCGAACGACCACGACTTGCTTGTGACTGTGGAAGAAAATGTGATCGCGGGCGGGGCAGGCAGTGCGGTGGCAGAGTTCATTAATCAGGCAGGCCTTGACACCAGGATTTTCCACCTGGGCTTACCCGATCGCTTTGTAGACCACGGCAAACACGGCGAACTGCTGGCGGAATGCGGGCTGGAGCCTGATGCCATTGAACAGGCGATCAGACAGCGCTTGCGCCCCGAGGCACGCCATCAGGTCCTGCCCCTGGCGAGATAG